From the genome of Spirosomataceae bacterium TFI 002, one region includes:
- a CDS encoding peptide-methionine (S)-S-oxide reductase, whose product MANIKKAYIAGGCFWGMEDLFRIRKGILETEVGYIGGQNDNPTYRNHPGHAEGIELTYDADQTNFNEILDYFFRIHNPTTVDQQGNDMGSSYRSAIFFQNEEERLASEAFIKIVEESKRWDGKVVTTLEPYSTFWPAEPEHQDYLVRNPNGYTCHFERFGAF is encoded by the coding sequence ATGGCAAATATTAAAAAGGCTTATATAGCTGGTGGTTGTTTCTGGGGAATGGAAGATCTCTTCAGAATAAGGAAAGGAATTTTAGAAACAGAAGTAGGATATATAGGAGGTCAAAATGATAACCCGACCTATCGCAACCACCCAGGCCATGCTGAAGGAATCGAACTAACATACGATGCTGATCAAACAAATTTTAACGAAATACTCGATTATTTCTTTAGAATACACAACCCAACCACGGTGGACCAGCAAGGAAACGACATGGGAAGTAGTTACCGCTCTGCTATTTTCTTTCAAAATGAAGAAGAAAGATTAGCTTCAGAAGCATTCATAAAAATAGTAGAAGAGTCAAAAAGATGGGATGGTAAAGTAGTCACTACCCTAGAGCCATACTCCACATTTTGGCCAGCAGAACCAGAACATCAAGATTATTTGGTAAGAAACCCAAATGGATACACTTGCCATTTTGAACGATTTGGAGCTTTTTAG
- a CDS encoding NIPSNAP protein has translation MKLTILFLLISMFTFAQDSKVYELRIYHCHPDRLEALKTRFHDHTTRIFEKHGMENVGYWIPTAEGNNDLVYILGYPSMEARNESWKAFGSDPEWKKVAEESQIDGKIVASVESTFLKLEPELTKKIASKTISPDRLFELRTYYCFPDRFPNIVARFRDHTRKLFKNAGMTNIAYWSTIEKGEEQSKLVYIIAHKNEDAAKVSWDTFRADPKWIAAKTASEESGKIVEKVTSTYMKPLSFSKIK, from the coding sequence ATGAAATTAACAATTCTATTTCTTCTCATATCCATGTTTACTTTCGCTCAAGACTCTAAAGTTTATGAACTTAGAATTTACCATTGCCATCCAGATAGACTAGAAGCTCTCAAAACTAGATTCCACGATCATACTACGAGGATTTTTGAAAAACACGGAATGGAAAACGTAGGCTATTGGATTCCTACAGCAGAAGGCAACAACGACTTAGTTTATATTTTAGGTTATCCTTCTATGGAAGCCCGAAATGAGAGCTGGAAAGCTTTTGGATCTGACCCTGAATGGAAAAAGGTTGCTGAAGAATCGCAAATAGATGGAAAGATTGTAGCAAGTGTAGAGAGTACATTCTTGAAGTTAGAGCCCGAATTAACAAAGAAAATCGCCTCCAAGACCATTAGTCCTGACCGATTATTTGAGTTAAGAACCTATTATTGTTTTCCCGATAGGTTCCCAAATATTGTTGCAAGATTTAGAGACCATACTAGAAAGCTTTTTAAAAATGCAGGAATGACAAACATTGCATATTGGAGCACAATAGAAAAAGGTGAAGAGCAATCAAAATTGGTATATATTATTGCTCACAAGAACGAGGATGCTGCAAAAGTGAGCTGGGATACCTTCCGAGCCGACCCAAAATGGATTGCTGCTAAAACAGCTTCAGAAGAGTCTGGAAAAATAGTGGAAAAAGTCACATCTACTTATATGAAACCTTTGAGCTTTTCAAAGATTAAGTAA
- a CDS encoding putative membrane-bound dehydrogenase domain-containing protein translates to MKRSIILLCFVALACQKTPNSISSNNTDLSPELLKALSDFEIMDGFKIELVASEPLICDPVAMEIDEDGNFYVAEMPGYPMDLSKTGKIKRLIDTNGDGFPDKSEVFADSLTLPMGIMKWEDGLLVADAPDVLFISDKNKDGKADRKEAMLTGFSLSNPQHNMNTPKFGVDNWIYVAHSGAINSFSYEHVFGDKGSDVRFPNNPKASKLNDNADGRSVRFKPETFEIESLSGESQYGHTTDPWGHRFYTDNANHLFYEAMDARYLDKNRNLVLAEAMEKFSDHGNACEVFPITENPNHQLLTDVGIVTSSCGITWYDGGAFGPNFNNVTFVGEPVHNLVHADVIQPKGASFTGKRLLENKEFLASKDPWFRPVNFYVGPDGALYVIDYYRQIVEHPEWMSEEVNESGALYNGTNKGRIYRITPTSGIAMDWLNKLNLSSKTSSELVDLLSNNNGWYRRTAQRLLFQRKDISVAEKLKQSLQGQNDLAKIPALWLLQDWGKLNAEDLTASLNSKESGIKENALQLIDRNLDFLKNKDLLSKVKILAQDENPKVRHQWLCSSAFFDFEGKEDLQLSIAIKDMNDQWTGMAAIVAFEGKEFELFDAITNAIGTENEQKNDFINHLASTLAKKADSRFLQKCVDGQQENDWWQAAAIGGLADYWKYRKVGFAINEKLKQELFTSFLSSPSHPYRVSVANLFQKIDLPTQGKPAAELRKRFLLSSNVSFKEDALALLSTSRESEIQVFIIDLASKSEIAQDQLAALKVLPSKLSSIELAKISTTFSRMSKASKSEWVSYLTRNKKSLLHLIAEVKKGNISQSDLQWPQIVEMMNNDEEDVRTAAREVFAVNEDRKAILQNYLVAADLKGDAKKGREIFQSNCSICHMMPQITNAVDFGPDLSTLKSRNQNSIITEIINPNNSIADKYAQWEITLQKGELLTGIITAENDQTISLKQMGGHTQTIDKESIKSKTPSKSSAMPDGLEANISVNDMADLVAFIKGN, encoded by the coding sequence ATGAAACGATCTATTATTCTACTTTGCTTTGTTGCTCTAGCTTGCCAAAAGACTCCCAATTCAATTTCTTCTAACAATACTGACCTTAGTCCTGAGCTATTGAAAGCACTTTCAGATTTTGAAATTATGGACGGCTTTAAAATTGAACTCGTAGCCTCTGAGCCTCTCATTTGTGACCCTGTAGCCATGGAAATTGATGAAGATGGTAACTTCTATGTAGCAGAAATGCCAGGCTACCCAATGGACTTAAGCAAAACTGGAAAAATCAAACGTTTGATAGACACCAATGGCGATGGTTTCCCCGACAAAAGCGAGGTTTTTGCAGATAGCCTAACACTACCTATGGGAATTATGAAATGGGAAGACGGCTTATTAGTTGCAGACGCTCCTGATGTTCTTTTTATAAGCGATAAAAACAAAGATGGTAAGGCTGATCGTAAAGAAGCAATGCTTACTGGTTTTTCGCTCTCCAACCCACAACATAATATGAATACGCCAAAATTTGGTGTGGATAATTGGATATACGTAGCTCATTCAGGGGCTATTAATTCTTTTTCTTATGAGCATGTATTTGGTGACAAAGGCTCTGATGTGCGATTTCCTAATAATCCTAAAGCATCAAAACTGAATGACAATGCCGACGGTAGAAGTGTGCGTTTCAAGCCTGAAACCTTCGAAATAGAATCACTTTCTGGTGAATCTCAATATGGTCACACCACCGATCCTTGGGGGCATAGATTTTATACCGACAATGCCAATCATTTATTTTATGAAGCAATGGACGCCCGATATCTTGACAAAAACCGAAATCTAGTTTTAGCAGAGGCCATGGAAAAGTTCTCAGACCATGGAAACGCTTGCGAGGTTTTCCCTATCACCGAAAACCCAAACCACCAACTCTTGACAGATGTGGGTATTGTAACTTCAAGTTGCGGGATAACTTGGTACGACGGAGGAGCTTTTGGACCAAACTTTAATAATGTAACATTTGTAGGCGAACCAGTTCATAACCTTGTACATGCTGATGTCATTCAACCCAAAGGAGCGTCGTTCACAGGTAAAAGGTTGTTAGAAAACAAAGAATTCTTGGCGAGTAAAGACCCATGGTTTAGGCCTGTGAATTTCTATGTGGGGCCAGACGGAGCACTTTATGTAATTGACTACTACAGACAAATAGTTGAACACCCTGAATGGATGAGCGAAGAAGTAAACGAAAGTGGAGCATTATATAATGGAACAAATAAAGGCAGAATTTACAGAATAACTCCAACAAGCGGGATTGCGATGGATTGGCTTAACAAGCTGAATCTTTCCTCCAAAACCTCCTCAGAACTAGTTGATTTACTCAGTAACAATAATGGCTGGTATAGAAGAACTGCTCAGCGATTACTATTTCAACGGAAGGACATCTCTGTGGCGGAAAAACTTAAGCAATCCCTTCAAGGACAAAATGATCTAGCCAAAATACCTGCATTATGGCTTTTACAAGATTGGGGAAAACTAAATGCAGAAGACCTCACAGCTTCACTTAATAGCAAGGAAAGTGGGATAAAAGAAAACGCGTTACAACTCATTGATCGTAATTTAGACTTTCTAAAAAATAAGGATCTACTTTCAAAAGTAAAAATATTAGCTCAGGACGAAAACCCAAAAGTGAGGCATCAATGGCTATGTTCATCCGCATTTTTCGACTTTGAAGGAAAAGAGGATCTTCAACTATCTATTGCCATTAAAGACATGAATGACCAATGGACTGGAATGGCTGCTATTGTAGCCTTTGAAGGCAAAGAGTTCGAACTTTTTGATGCTATTACAAATGCAATAGGAACTGAAAATGAGCAAAAAAATGACTTTATAAACCACCTAGCATCTACATTGGCAAAAAAAGCTGATAGTAGATTTTTACAAAAATGTGTAGATGGTCAGCAAGAAAACGACTGGTGGCAAGCAGCAGCAATTGGCGGCTTGGCAGACTATTGGAAATATCGTAAAGTAGGCTTTGCAATCAACGAGAAGTTAAAACAGGAATTGTTCACTTCCTTTCTTAGCTCCCCTTCGCATCCTTATAGAGTGAGTGTGGCAAACCTTTTTCAAAAAATAGACTTACCAACTCAAGGAAAGCCCGCAGCAGAACTAAGAAAAAGATTTCTGTTATCTAGCAATGTAAGTTTTAAAGAAGATGCTCTTGCTCTTTTATCCACTTCTCGCGAATCTGAAATTCAAGTATTCATTATTGACCTAGCATCTAAAAGTGAAATTGCACAAGATCAACTCGCAGCTTTAAAAGTTTTACCATCAAAGTTAAGTTCGATAGAGTTGGCTAAAATAAGCACCACTTTTAGCCGCATGAGTAAGGCATCAAAAAGTGAATGGGTTTCATATTTAACTAGAAACAAAAAGTCGCTTCTTCATCTAATTGCCGAGGTAAAAAAAGGAAACATTAGCCAATCAGACCTACAATGGCCACAAATTGTGGAAATGATGAACAACGATGAGGAAGATGTCCGAACTGCGGCCAGAGAGGTATTTGCAGTAAATGAAGATAGAAAAGCTATTTTACAAAACTACCTTGTAGCTGCCGACTTAAAAGGAGATGCAAAAAAGGGACGTGAAATTTTTCAAAGCAACTGCTCCATTTGTCACATGATGCCCCAGATCACCAACGCAGTGGATTTTGGGCCAGACCTTTCGACCTTAAAAAGTAGAAACCAAAACTCTATAATTACAGAAATCATCAACCCTAACAACTCTATAGCCGACAAATATGCTCAATGGGAAATTACATTACAGAAAGGAGAGCTATTGACTGGGATTATTACTGCTGAAAATGATCAAACAATTTCACTAAAACAAATGGGTGGGCATACTCAAACCATTGATAAAGAAAGCATTAAAAGCAAAACCCCCTCTAAGTCATCTGCGATGCCAGATGGCCTGGAAGCAAACATTAGTGTGAATGATATGGCGGATTTAGTTGCTTTTATTAAAGGCAATTGA
- a CDS encoding PA14 domain-containing protein codes for MNKKLLAILLTCVISSSMAQEMIPLNSLDAFTGGGGNWTIVGDASASIIKKNELSTTPGQGVLACTHEQGKYGTQYELISKFEHGDLDISFDFMMAKESNSGVYLQGRYEIQLLDSWGSPSPKYYDCGGIYERWDDTKPKGMEGYEGTAPRVNAAKAPGLWQHMEISFQAPRFDKAGKKTSNAKILVIKLNGIVLHENVELSGITRGGFAKEVAKGPLRLQGDHGSLAFRNIQVSNFDKPAAQVSNINYAVNYNSYDPNVDPFALAPDEKGKIESMTWEFLKQNNNFAYIMTADLMAPSDGEYTFTLYSASNNLLSIDGKEVIPNKYTGSNDGRKGKVTLTKGTHKLTFSNAKYDGWMQPTLGLFVAGPGFRDTALSSPTAMIGNKMTDPILVHATNNTVLRSFMDIQKPEVGKFRVVHAASVGSPSGRHYTYDLDKGAIIQVWRGGFLDATPMWNDRGDGSSRPTGSVVLLNNDLLFSKSSVNPWPNDTSGTGYKPKGYTLDANDVPTFHYQIHGAKVSDNTSVIEDKYFTRTLKIENNPGLFARLATGSKIEQVSPGLYAVDDKNYYIQLNSDSSVLIRKLSNSQELVIPIPGDQFSYSIIY; via the coding sequence ATGAACAAAAAGCTATTGGCAATTTTGCTAACATGCGTCATTTCGTCTAGCATGGCACAAGAAATGATTCCGCTTAACTCACTTGACGCTTTTACTGGCGGTGGCGGCAATTGGACTATCGTGGGTGATGCTTCTGCGAGTATTATAAAGAAAAACGAACTTTCTACTACACCCGGACAAGGGGTTTTAGCTTGTACTCATGAGCAAGGAAAATATGGAACACAATACGAATTAATAAGTAAATTCGAACACGGAGATTTAGATATCTCATTTGATTTTATGATGGCTAAAGAGTCTAATTCTGGTGTTTACCTTCAAGGTAGATATGAAATTCAGCTGCTCGACAGCTGGGGCTCTCCATCTCCTAAATATTATGACTGCGGTGGAATTTATGAGCGATGGGACGATACAAAACCTAAAGGAATGGAAGGCTACGAAGGAACTGCTCCAAGAGTAAATGCAGCAAAAGCACCTGGACTTTGGCAACATATGGAAATCTCGTTTCAAGCCCCAAGATTTGACAAAGCAGGAAAAAAAACGTCAAATGCTAAGATTCTTGTAATCAAACTCAATGGTATCGTGCTTCATGAAAACGTTGAGCTTTCTGGTATCACAAGAGGAGGATTCGCCAAAGAAGTTGCAAAAGGCCCTTTAAGACTTCAAGGAGATCATGGATCTTTAGCTTTTAGAAACATACAAGTTTCTAACTTTGATAAGCCAGCTGCTCAAGTTTCAAATATTAACTATGCTGTTAACTACAACTCTTATGACCCAAATGTTGATCCATTTGCACTCGCTCCGGACGAAAAAGGAAAAATAGAGAGTATGACTTGGGAGTTTTTGAAACAAAACAACAATTTCGCTTATATCATGACTGCGGATTTAATGGCTCCTAGCGACGGAGAGTATACATTCACGCTTTACTCTGCTTCAAATAACCTATTAAGTATTGATGGCAAAGAGGTAATTCCAAACAAATATACTGGTTCTAATGATGGCCGCAAAGGCAAGGTAACCCTAACCAAAGGGACTCATAAGCTGACTTTTTCTAATGCAAAGTACGATGGTTGGATGCAGCCAACTCTAGGCTTATTTGTTGCAGGTCCAGGGTTTAGAGACACAGCATTGAGCAGCCCAACAGCAATGATAGGAAACAAAATGACCGATCCAATTCTCGTTCATGCGACCAACAATACAGTATTGAGAAGCTTCATGGACATCCAAAAGCCAGAAGTTGGAAAGTTTCGTGTGGTACACGCAGCTTCAGTAGGAAGCCCAAGTGGAAGACATTATACTTATGACTTAGACAAAGGAGCGATAATTCAAGTTTGGAGAGGAGGCTTCTTAGATGCAACCCCAATGTGGAACGATCGTGGAGATGGCTCTTCAAGACCTACTGGATCAGTTGTCTTACTGAACAATGATTTACTTTTTTCTAAATCATCTGTTAATCCATGGCCAAATGACACATCTGGAACAGGATATAAGCCTAAGGGTTACACTTTAGATGCGAATGACGTTCCAACTTTCCACTATCAAATACATGGAGCAAAAGTAAGCGACAATACTTCAGTTATTGAAGACAAATATTTCACACGAACATTGAAAATTGAGAACAATCCAGGTTTGTTTGCTAGACTGGCTACCGGTTCTAAAATTGAGCAGGTATCTCCAGGGCTCTATGCAGTAGATGACAAAAACTACTACATTCAACTCAATTCGGATTCTTCTGTGCTGATTAGAAAACTCAGCAACTCTCAGGAACTAGTGATTCCAATACCTGGCGACCAATTCTCTTATTCAATCATTTATTAA
- a CDS encoding ATP-binding cassette, subfamily B, MsbA, translated as MQTYFKLLSFAGDLKKFVIPFVFTSLIAAIFGTLNLVLLKPILDILFGKVGEGAITQMLIKPAGFNVLEYFNYYLATFLTENGKIGALQFVCVVLVLGILIGNVFRYLSLRLMEGFKVNMVANLRQAIFEKSIKMHLGFFNNERKGNLISRITTDVQEVENSIANTFSAGIKELLLLIGYLVALFMISVKLTFFALVVIPITGAFLGIILKRLRHDAGQGQQRLSNLLSIMDEAFGGMQVVKAFVAERFFSNRFLEENQGYKKSIFSYAARRELANPFSEVIGVSMVASLLLYGGSLILSDNSELDASTFMAYIALFSQVVRPAKDIAQAFSASQRGIASGQRILEMLDAEEVIQDKPNAIEISSFYKSIKYNNVFFEYEKDTPVLQGVSFELKKGKTIALVGTSGGGKSTIADLLPRFFDPTKGEILIDGVNVKTVSQSSLRQQMGLVSQEAFMINDSIRANIDFGRNETEETIINAAKIANAHDFIMAQADGYDTIIGDRGTRLSGGQRQRVSIARAVLQNPPILILDEATSALDTESEKLVQEAIMHLMQDRTSLIIAHRLSTIQHADEILVINNGQVVERGDHETLFAKTDGVYRRLVDMQEI; from the coding sequence ATGCAGACTTATTTTAAGCTACTTTCATTTGCTGGCGATCTTAAAAAGTTTGTCATTCCTTTCGTTTTTACTTCACTTATTGCGGCGATTTTTGGAACCTTAAATTTGGTTTTACTGAAACCGATTTTGGATATTCTATTTGGAAAAGTAGGAGAGGGGGCAATTACCCAAATGCTAATAAAGCCAGCTGGCTTTAATGTACTGGAGTATTTCAACTATTATTTAGCAACATTTCTTACCGAAAATGGTAAAATAGGAGCACTTCAGTTTGTTTGTGTGGTTTTGGTTCTGGGTATTCTTATCGGTAATGTTTTTCGATATCTTTCTCTTCGCCTAATGGAGGGTTTCAAAGTAAATATGGTAGCAAATTTACGTCAGGCAATTTTTGAGAAATCGATTAAAATGCACCTCGGTTTCTTTAATAATGAACGCAAAGGAAACCTTATTTCAAGAATAACAACCGATGTACAGGAGGTAGAAAATAGCATTGCAAATACTTTCTCTGCAGGGATTAAAGAGCTCTTGCTCTTAATAGGCTACTTAGTTGCCCTTTTCATGATTTCGGTAAAACTTACTTTTTTTGCTTTGGTCGTGATTCCAATTACTGGGGCTTTTTTAGGTATTATTTTAAAAAGGTTGCGTCACGATGCTGGACAAGGTCAACAGCGATTGAGTAATTTACTAAGTATAATGGACGAGGCCTTTGGCGGCATGCAAGTTGTAAAAGCATTTGTAGCCGAGCGTTTTTTTAGCAACAGGTTTTTGGAAGAAAATCAAGGCTATAAAAAATCTATTTTCTCTTATGCAGCTCGCCGAGAGTTGGCAAATCCATTCTCAGAAGTGATAGGTGTAAGTATGGTGGCCAGTCTATTATTATATGGTGGTAGCCTGATTTTATCTGACAATAGTGAGCTAGATGCATCTACTTTCATGGCGTATATTGCACTTTTTTCTCAAGTGGTAAGGCCAGCAAAAGACATTGCTCAGGCCTTCAGTGCTTCACAACGAGGTATAGCCTCTGGCCAAAGAATCCTTGAAATGCTAGATGCAGAAGAAGTAATCCAAGACAAGCCTAATGCAATTGAAATCTCAAGTTTTTATAAAAGCATAAAATATAACAACGTCTTTTTTGAATATGAAAAAGATACACCTGTGTTGCAGGGCGTAAGTTTTGAATTAAAGAAAGGAAAAACCATCGCACTTGTGGGAACTTCTGGTGGAGGTAAGTCTACCATTGCCGATTTGCTTCCTCGCTTTTTTGATCCTACCAAAGGCGAGATTTTAATAGATGGTGTTAATGTTAAAACTGTTTCTCAATCCTCGCTCCGTCAACAAATGGGATTGGTTAGTCAAGAGGCTTTTATGATCAATGATAGCATTCGAGCAAATATTGATTTTGGGCGAAATGAAACTGAGGAAACGATCATAAATGCTGCAAAAATTGCAAACGCTCATGACTTCATCATGGCTCAGGCCGATGGTTACGATACTATTATTGGAGATCGTGGAACTAGACTTTCTGGAGGGCAAAGGCAGCGTGTTTCTATCGCAAGAGCTGTATTGCAAAATCCTCCTATTTTGATTTTGGACGAGGCAACTTCTGCACTCGATACGGAATCCGAAAAGTTGGTGCAAGAAGCAATCATGCATCTCATGCAAGACAGAACTTCATTAATTATTGCTCACAGATTGAGTACGATTCAGCATGCCGATGAAATTTTAGTGATTAATAATGGGCAAGTTGTAGAAAGAGGTGATCATGAAACTCTTTTTGCTAAAACTGATGGTGTTTACCGAAGATTGGTAGATATGCAGGAGATTTAG
- a CDS encoding Protein N-acetyltransferase, RimJ/RimL family, whose product MNQVEILTERTKLRLIELADLVPIHELHSLPETDEYNTLGIPKDIVETKTIIEGWIAENEKEEIKNYTFAIQNNTDNAFLGLFGFKLWDKKYRRGEVWYKIHSKYWNKGIASEVLKAMIDFGFKKLDLHRIQAGCAVNNTGSIKVLEKVGMQREGIGREMLPLKSGWSDNYQYAILAGDPRV is encoded by the coding sequence ATGAATCAAGTCGAAATTTTAACGGAAAGAACAAAACTAAGATTAATTGAATTAGCTGACTTAGTCCCAATTCATGAATTACATTCTTTGCCCGAAACCGATGAATACAACACCTTAGGTATTCCGAAAGACATAGTAGAAACGAAAACCATTATAGAAGGCTGGATTGCAGAAAACGAAAAAGAGGAAATCAAGAATTATACTTTTGCCATTCAAAACAATACCGATAATGCATTCTTAGGTTTGTTCGGTTTTAAGCTTTGGGACAAAAAATATAGAAGAGGAGAGGTTTGGTATAAGATCCACTCCAAATATTGGAATAAAGGTATCGCCTCTGAAGTCTTGAAGGCAATGATTGATTTTGGTTTCAAAAAGCTAGACTTACACAGAATTCAAGCAGGATGTGCCGTAAATAACACTGGCTCTATAAAAGTGCTTGAAAAAGTCGGAATGCAAAGAGAAGGAATTGGTAGAGAGATGTTACCCTTAAAGTCTGGTTGGTCAGATAATTATCAATATGCTATTTTAGCTGGCGATCCAAGAGTTTAG